The nucleotide window TGTGGCTCTCTGATAGTGCTTGGCGTTGGACATACAAGCTCCCATACGCGCTGGCCGTTCATTTTCTGGCCAATGAACAAGTATGCATGATCGGCAATGCACTTCCCTATCGTGTCGATTGTGATGGACGCCGCTTTCCCACTCAAGTCGGCAGCAGGGCCATCTACGAGGCGTCCAAGCTGCGTGATGCACTTCAATATGACGCTGATGACCTCATCCATCCTAgtgctttctcttttccccttgtAGAGAAAGGGATGGGTGGGGTGGACAGGTGGAGGAAAGAGTCGATGTGTCGATCGCAGCTGTGGCCTTTtcgtgtgtttttttttaccCTTTACTGTTTCAGACAAATGAGTGCGAAGGCACACTCGCTTAATGGGCGTATCAAGTCACTCGATGACTGTCTGCCTTCCGTATCGGAGTACATGTGCTGAAGAGGTAGGAGCCCCGCTTGCCGATCTTCTCACCATGGATGCAATgttgggggagaggggagttaaggcagaaaagagaaagagcccAGTTCCTGCCATTGACCCTTACTAGCGCGGCATGTGCGCATACGTGCAtgtctctgcgtgtgatGAGTGCTGAGGCTGACGAGTAAGGACGAGGCATACATACACTCGCCACGTCCTGAGCTTTCGTTTGAGGTAGGCAAAGGAGATCGTTCTACAGCACATTGACCCTTAGCCCCTTTTTTCGTACGTGCGGGTGACGCtcaccagcagcgcgagggagGTCgaatgggggagaggggtggacaTGACGCAAGGCCGAGGGGGCGAGATAGCTGCtgaaagagaggcggcgccCTTTGCAGGGGTGATGACGGCCGTCCCACGTGCATATGCTTACGTGTGAGGTATGCagacctttttttttcatttccACCCTTGATGCCTTCAATATGAACTGAATTTGCCACACCGcttgccgcggtggcgccttCCTTTTGTGTTGTGTTGTGTTTTTCTGTTCGTCATCTCGTTACGTTGGCCACACACTTCAaggcgtgtgcgcctctcgcaTGTTTAATGCTCGACTGggggtgcgcgcgtgcgtatgtgccTCTCCCCAAACAAAGAACCACAAAAATggctcgctctcctccgtTTCCCCCTTTGCCGTACAGAACGAGCGGGAGAGGAATAGAGAAAAtaaaaacagagagaagccCAGGAGGAAGAGAATCAGCTGtcgagtgtgtgcgtgctaACATaaaacacatacacatatGAGCTTATGCAcagtttctctctttttttcctttcgccCCTTCGCTGGAATCGGGTATTGTGCTGTCACTCTTATTTTTGTTCTGGAAAGCGCAGTTTCGGCCTtcatgtgcgtgcgcgtgtgtggtcAATGACTTGCCTATGACTTTGCCCTTCATCAAGTGCTCATGGTAGTAGGACATGTTTGCCTGTGCGCGGCGTTGTCGTCATTGGGGACAAGTCAGGGCCCGAAGTCATCTAACTTCCGCAGCTAGTACGCTTATATGTATGTCtacgtgctgctgcaaggGGCTCAGCAGAGTAGACATTCATCAACAAGAGCACCCACaatccacacacacacacacacacagacaccgaCAGACACAGACAAAACTGATTCCCAAGAAACAAGAATAGTAACATCTTTACTCCCCTTACCCCTCTGAGTTGACTTCCGCAGTGAtgctttttcctcttcgcacccctttctcccttctctgtgcacttttctttctcctgGAGCTGCGCTTCTGCTTGACCTGAGACGAGGAggtgagagggaaaagggtgACATGAgatgaaaaagaggaggggggagggagggaggaggaaccGAAGACGAGCTCTACGCGACCAGAGAAGTGAGAGCGTAAACACAcagatgagggagagagagagacaacacCAAGTCAACCAACAAGCGATAAAAAGAGTGCACCACtgtttgctttgctttgtttttttttccccttcgcACTTGGCCACCCTGGACATTGCCTTTTGCTCCATCCCATGtgcttcttccctctctcacgcacGCTTCATTCaccctctttctgtgtgAGTGCGCGTGCATATAGGTCAGCAAGCAGAGACGGCTggcgaggcagaggcgtAAGGACAGtaacacacatacacacataaGGGATGGGGGAtgcgatgtgtgtgtgtgtgagagggaagggaaaggaagacgCCGAagtggaaaagagggaggggaagtggtggtggtggtggtgggctgAGCGGAGCCAAATccgaagaaaaagaagagagctTAACATGAgaacacacatacacacacgagaCAAACAAAGAGATGGTCAAAGCGAGACATAAAGGGTGGCGAAGGCACAAGACGAAGAGGCGCCTCGCtgtctccccctttttttgccACTTTTCTTCACACTGTTGAACgactcgcttttcttttatATTTTCACCTTCACTTCGGCCGGGTGGGCAACACGGCAGAGAAGCATtagaaagagaagagggcggcAAGCACTTGTTGCTGGTTTTTTCAGGGgtgaggtggggaggggggagaaagaagctggaaagagaaacgagtCAAACGGGACAAACGatgggaaaaaaaagcacacaggcagttcccccctccccctcccctccctccacacagacgcagacaCCTCAAACCGGGAccctccctcactcactcaccccACAAGAAAATtgaaagagaagacacacGAAAACAGTTTTTGTTGTTTTGTTCTTCGTCATCGCTCAGGGCTCTCTTCATTCCTCCATTCTGTCTtgctttctcctttccgatTTCattccccacccctcccctctctcctcctcgtatTCCCCTCtcgcaccctccccctcctttgcTCTCGTGTTTGTTTACGTCCCTTTGTCCTCGCGTCGGGCTTTACCATCACCATAGCAGGCGATCGCAGTCGTGGTTGAGGCGCTAGAggtgagaagagggaggaggaggagggggcgggggtgcgGATTTTGACTACGCTCATTTGTACCAGGTGTGACGGtcaaaggggggagagagagaagggtagatggaggcggtggtgggtgaAAAGGGGCGTGCACTCATACACGCACGGCGACAGAGACACGTAAGGGACATGCAGCACCATCAGGAGTCAAGAGAAAAGAAGTACAGAGGGTGGTGGGCAGACGAGTGAGGGGTAGAGAGGGGCAACGGCAAATGGGAAGAGGAAATGGACCAACAAACAGACAAAAACAAAGGAGGCCTTTTGATGATACACCACCCGCGTGCGCATGCACAGACACCCGCAGAggtccctctcttcttctcgctgcaCCGTCTTGACTACTTGGCCAGCTCTACCGCTTTGCGGGCAGCAGAATCAAAGTCATCGGCGGAGTGGATGGCGAGACCACTATTGCTGATGATGTCCTTGCCACGCTGCTCGTTTGTTCCGCAAAGACGCACCACAATCGGGATGGTGGTGCTGAGCGTCTTGGAGGCGTTCACGACACCTTGCGCTATGACATCGCAGTGCATGATACCACCGAAGATGTTCACCAGGATGCTCTTCACATGCGGATCGCCCGTGATGATCTTGAAGGCGGACACAATCTGAGCCTCAGAGGCACTGCCGCCAGCATCAAGGAAGTTGGCCGCGCTGCCACCATGCAGGGAAATGGCGTCCATGGTGGCCATCGCCAGACCAGCGCCGTTCACGAGACAGCCGACGTTGCCCTCAAGGGCAATGTAGTTCAGGTCGTGCTTCTTGGCGAGCACTTCCTTGCTATCGATCATGGTCTGATCTTCCAGGGAGAAGATAGCCTTCTGGCGGAAGGCGGCATTGTCGTCGAAGCTGAGCTTCGCGTCGATCTCCATCACATCACCATTCTTGAGCTCAACAAAGGGGTTAATCTCCACCATGGTGCAGTCATTGGACTTGCCGATATTGTAGAGGGTTTTGATTTGCTCCGCCGCGTGCTCCGCCGTCTCGCCTGAGAAGCCGAGCTCCTTGGCGTACGCCACAGCCGCATCGTGGTCCACCCCCTCAGCGACGTTGACCTTCATGGTCTTGATCTTTTCCGGGTTCGTCTTGGCGAGCTCCTCGATGCTGGTACCGCCTTCAGCGCTACCAACGAACATGGGCGACGCGCTCTTTCGGTCAAGAATGAGGGAAAGGTAAAGCTCTCGCTTGATGTCCGCGATGGCCTCCGTGACGTACAGGGTGCTCACCAGCTGGCCCTTGGGACCGGTCTGCTTTGTCACCAGCGTGTTGCCGAGCATGTGCTTGGCAGCctcgacggcggcagcggcgctgtcgcacacgtgcactCCACCCTGGAATCCATCCTTGAACACGCCCTTACCACGACCGCCAGCCAAGATCTGAGACTTCACGACCTTCTTTTCCGTCTTGATCTTGGCGCACGCGGCCTCGACCTCCTCGATTGTCTTGCATGCGATACCGAACTCCACCTTGCCGCCGTTGTCTTTGATGATCTTCTTGGACTGGTACTCGTGGATGTtgaggaagcggcgctgcacacCGGCAGTCTTGGGGGTGCACAGACGACCAAAGCGTAGCATGACGAATGACGGTTATGTACGTATATAAACACGTGATCACCACGCAGAGGACGCAATGGTAaaggagcgagcgagagaagtgCGTGAGTAAAAAAGCGACTGAAAGGAATCTTATGATCAAATGCAAACAAGTCGCAGGGCGAGAATAAGCGGGAAGGCTGACTTTCGATTCCTGCGTCGGCAGCGAGGGTAGCGGAGGTGGTAGACGTacaaggggagagggattgggggggggggggaagaggagagggagaagaagagtaACGAGAAGCAGGCATGGAGATGAGTGCGCATCTGTCTCTGAAAAAGGATGCATGcgaaccaccaccacgaagGTGAGCACCCGCTTGCGCAGAGTCCATTGCATCGATCTCGGGATGCGGTGTGGGGCAAGAAGCAGCgacggagaagaggaaaggagagactttctttccctttccagCTTCTTCCATGTCACCATTCATCATGCGACGCCAAACCGCATCTTTCCGATCGAAGCACGTGTGATGGTGTGTTAATATTGTGCGGTGCACTTTCTGTTTGCTGTCCATCCACATGCTGTAAGCCCCCGCGGCGACGGGAGGGGCCGTAAGCCAATACgtagagaaagagagaggaagagccaCGGCCATCAAAGGATTCGACCTTGCCAGCCAGTATCGCGCAATCCCCACACCCCTCACagcttcccttttcctcacagtgagcagctgctcctaCACGCGCACGTGTATGTATGACCAACACGGATAGGGATGGCGTCACTTGCTGTACTCCCGCAACATGCACATCGTGGTGTAGTACTGCCGCCCGTACAGCAGCGTATTCCCCAGCATAAATGTCAGAAGGATCGTGTTAAGCTGCGTCGCACCACTGTGCTgagtgaagagaagcgagTAGACCACCAGACGGATGCCCTCGTGGATTGTGTTAAGCATCAGTAGCCACCGGTTTAGTGGCTCTAGCAACACAAATATGCGTGGAAGCATCAAGAAAACGAGCAGGGCAGCGTACAGTGTCCCCGCAAGCGGCGCGTTAGCCCCTCTGTCGAACCACCAGGTGCCCTGCGCTACCGTTTGCGGATTGGCCTGCCACAGCTGAAGCAGTTCATACGCATCTTTGAGGATGAGCACAACCGTGTACCACTGAATCGCAAGCatgggcggcgctgcggcagttgTGGTGAAGCAAACACAAGACAGTGTGaccaaaaaaagaaaaaagacaATCGATGCGAGTTCCCCTTGCGCTGAGCAGTGAAGTACGTGCCCGTGTAACGGGAGGGTTGATTGATGCTTGATTAGTCGCTCTGCCTaggcaggaggagaagagggggcggaggcggcCAGCAGTTGAGAGTTCCTGGAGACGCAAAGTTGTGGGAACAGCGGCACCACAGGCAGTgcaagagaggtggggagaaggtgcgcagAGCTGAGATGCTAGCAAGTGCATAACGAAGAGAGATCCAGAAAAGGAATAGAAGGATGAAAAGTGCCcagcagaagaggaaaaccCGTCCATCAACCTGACTCGAAGGTGATGGATCCTGCCACCTCTCACCCCTCTATGTCAAGGAAGCTCGTCTTTCCCTGGCAAGAGACAGTGCTCGCTTCTCAAAAGGCAAGCCGGCGAAGTAggaacaccaccaccaccactaccatcATGCACCACTGCAGTCGGCGAGTATTTGCCTGTATGTGTGCAGCTCGCGTTGCACACAAAGTATAGCCCAGCAGGATCGCCACCGCGACGACGCCCTGCGGACCCAAGACAGGTGCTTTACCCACAGTCACACCTTCTTCCTCGAgttcgccgctgccgccgcccctgccCAATCGTACCCAGTCTCGATAAAtagcgcgagagagagagagagagctagGTCCGAAGAAAAGACCAAAGGGGAAAACAACAGCACACAGAAGGTATGAGCAGACACCACGCTGACGAGCAGATGACAAGACGCCACACGAGACAAACCACAGCTAAAGCGAGGAACTGCCGTACCGGTGCGTCCAGAAACTTCAgttgttctttttttctcccctgTTCTTTGCATAGTCTGCACGCTTCTTGCGAATGATGGCAAGCTGCTCTTGCCGCCACTCGAGACCAGCGACTTCGGCTCTTGTTTGTTGCGCCTTCAGCTGCACCAGCCGCGCACAAAAAAGGCAAATGTTCACTAGCATCAGCGTGCCAAAGACATACACGGTGCGGTTtggtgcctcctccttgtgcTTGCAGCAGTAGAGGTAGAGCCCTGCCTCGAACGTGTGAACGGTGACGAGGTAGGCGATGATGATGCGTGACTTTGGCAGTGCGCAGGCCATCCCACGTGAAACGATGAGGCACGCTAGTATGGCCACAAACACGTACATCAGCGACTTGTTATTTGTATAGTAGTACTTGTCGTCAACCCAGGCACCGGCATTTGGAAGAAGTATATCACCACGTAGCAGCATCACAATCGTGGGAATCTCAAAGAGGACAGCCCCTGCGCAGTACGCCTGGAATACTCTTGTGATGGAGAGGCCCCACATGGTGCTCTCTTCCGTGGCGTCTGGCGAAACGAAGAAGAGACAACTTCAATGAAAAGCGTAGAGATGGTATGATAAGGGGGAATGGCCACAATTCCAAAATTTGTGTGCAACGTGAAAGGCCGAAAGGAGCAGGACGATGTTGCGCGTGCTTGCAATCatgggtggagagggagaggtgaggaATTAGGGGCTCGAGGGGGAAAAAGTTtcgcagagagagaacggtGGGGCAAGACGATGACAACGAAGACTCCATTGTAACCTcgaatatatatatatatatatatacggAAAGAAACACGTACGCAGAAGTACTTCACGATTATGTTGGTCTCGCTGTCCCTGCGGCTGCATGTCTGTCAGGCAtacgcacctctctcttgttaCACATGCCTATTGCCGATTCACTTGATGGGTTCACCTAGTGGAGCAGGAAGACGTGCAGCCGAGGAAGAAGAACGCATGTGCGATGCGGGGTGGCGAGGCGG belongs to Leishmania braziliensis MHOM/BR/75/M2904 complete genome, chromosome 36 and includes:
- a CDS encoding putative succinyl-CoA ligase [GDP-forming] beta-chain, whose translation is MLRFGRLCTPKTAGVQRRFLNIHEYQSKKIIKDNGGKVEFGIACKTIEEVEAACAKIKTEKKVVKSQILAGGRGKGVFKDGFQGGVHVCDSAAAAVEAAKHMLGNTLVTKQTGPKGQLVSTLYVTEAIADIKRELYLSLILDRKSASPMFVGSAEGGTSIEELAKTNPEKIKTMKVNVAEGVDHDAAVAYAKELGFSGETAEHAAEQIKTLYNIGKSNDCTMVEINPFVELKNGDVMEIDAKLSFDDNAAFRQKAIFSLEDQTMIDSKEVLAKKHDLNYIALEGNVGCLVNGAGLAMATMDAISLHGGSAANFLDAGGSASEAQIVSAFKIITGDPHVKSILVNIFGGIMHCDVIAQGVVNASKTLSTTIPIVVRLCGTNEQRGKDIISNSGLAIHSADDFDSAARKAVELAK